The following DNA comes from Flavobacteriales bacterium.
GAGCTCCAAGCAGTTCTCATGGAGACAATGTTTTGATATCGTCTTGCTCTGGGAGTTTGCCTCCGCGCTGACCCCGAGTGTGGTCGGAGGATCGGCAGTGGCCATCTATTTTCTCAATCGCGAGGGCATGAATCTGGGCAAGAGCACGGCCATTGTTATGGTGACCGCAATGATGGATGAGATCTTCTATGTATCCATGGTACCACTGATCATGATTTTTGTCGGGGTCCACGGGCTATTCCCAGAGAACTGGGAACAGACGCTGTTCGGAATGACCCTCACAGCAGAAGGTCTGTTCTGGGTCGGGTACCTCTTCACATTCACCTTGCTGATGATCCTGGTCTATGCGGTTTTGATCAATCCTCGTGCCTTCCGCTATGTGTTGATCAAGCTGTTCAGTCTACCCTTCCTACGTAAATGGAGATACCGCATCGTGGCCTGGGGGAACGATCTCATGATCACTTCTCGCGAGCTGAAAGAACAGCACTCGGGCTATTGGTTCAAAGGACTGGCCGCGACCTTCGCATCTTGGTCGGCCCGCTTCCTATTGCTCAATTGTCTTCTGATGATGGTCGTGCCCGGGATAGACAACATGGTGGCCTACGCCAAGCAGATCGTCATGTGGATGATCATGCTCATATCACCTACTCCCGGTAGTAGTGGGGTAGCTGAATTCGCTTTCTATGAATTCTTCGGAGGAAGTGTGGTGCCCGTCACGGTGGTCGGCTTACTAGCGATCCTATGGAGGTTGATGACCTATTTCCCCTATCTCTTCGCAGGGGTATTGATCCTGCCTAGCTGGTTGCGCAGGACTTCATAGAGCGGATCAATGAGCTGTTTTGATTCGGTGGTACATCCCCGTACATTTGGCAGCCTTAAAATTCAAGCACTATGGAATTCGAGACCAAGGTACTTCATGCGGGAATAGAACCCGACCCATCCACCGGAGCCATCATGACGCCCATCTTCCAGACCTCCACCTATGTGCAGGATAAAGTGGGAGTGCACAAGGGATATGAATACGCCCGCACACAGAACCCCACACGCGATGCCCTGCAGGCCAACTTGGCCGCCTTGGAGAACGGCAAACACGGGGTGGTATTCGGGTCTGGACTGGCAGCTACCGACACTTTGATGAAACTACTACGCCCAGGCGATGAGGTGATCAGTACCAGCGACCTCTATGGAGGGACCTATCGCATATTCAACACGGTGTGGAGTCCCTATGGCATCAAATTCCATTTCGACCCACTGATGGATGCGGATAAAGTGCGCTCATTGGTCAATGAGAACACCAAGGTCATCTGGGTAGAGACACCTACCAATCCGATGATGAACATCATCGACATCGCATTGATGGCAGAGATCGCCCAGGAGTGTGGGGCTAAACTCATCGTAGACAACACCTTTGCCTCACCCTATCTGCAGAATCCGCTCGATCAGGGAGCCGACATAGTCATGCACTCCATCACCAAGTACATCAACGGACACAGTGACGTGGTCATGGGAGCAGTGATAACCAGTGATGATGGGATTGCAGAAGAGCTTTATCGCCTGCAGAACAGCTGCGGAGCAGTGCTCGGTCCACAGGACTGTTTCTTGGTATTGAGAGGGATAAAGACCCTGCACATCCGCATGGAGCGGCACTGTCTGAATGGGCGAGCGGTAGCAGAGTTCCTGAGAAAACGACCTGAAGTGGACCAGGTGTATTGGCCGGGATTCGAAGATCATCCGGGTCATGCGGTGGCCAAGCGGCAGATGAAGGATTTCGGAGGAATGGTGTCCTTCACGCTGAAGGGAAATGACCTGGAACAGGCCAAGAAGTTGGCAGAATCCACTCAGATATTCGCACTTGCAGAATCTTTGGGAGGGGTGGAGTCACTCATCGGACATCCGGCCTCCATGACACATGCCTCCATCCCCAAGGCTGAGAGGGAGAAGACGGGAGTGGTGGATTCCTTACTGCGTCTGAGTGTAGGGATAGAGCATGAAAAAGACCTGCTCCATGATCTGGAACAGGCCTTTTCAAAATAGTTGATCGTTCAGAGATCTTCTTATTCAGCTCTCATCCTTGTATCCCACCAGTACTGTAGCACAGCCTTCGTGGATCAATTGATTGGGGTTCTCTCTCGGAGGCACCTTCAATATCATATGTAATTGCTGGGTATTGGCCACAGAGAAGTCCAAGTGGTCCGTATCGGTGCTTTCTGAATCGAATACACTTTCACCATCGTCATTGACGATCTTGTAGCTGAGGTCTCCGAGGATCTCCTCAGCACATACCATCACCCTGTAGTCCTGTCCAGCATAGAAGGTCATGGTAAGTTCGGCCTCATCGCCCGGTATGAGCACAGCACTATTGAAATTGTCATTCGGTATGTACTCGCCCAAGGCAGGGAGACATTTCACCTTGGTGAATCTACGGCACTGTGAGAAGGCCAAGGAAGGCAACATCACGGCCAGCAATATGATCATCAGATTCTTTTTCATAGCTCTCATCTTTACATCCATCATTATGAAGTCACGTATCTGTCACGGATGTCAGTGGCCAGAGAGATGATCTTGTCAACGTCTTCAGGGTCCAACATCAGTTTGGAATCGGCCCCGAGGACCAGCGTACCATTCACTACGGACTGGGTATTATCGATTTCTTTAGGACGGGTGCGGTCAAAGACCACCTTGAGGGATTTCAGATCCTCGATGATCGGATCCAATGTGCCACCCTGATTGTA
Coding sequences within:
- a CDS encoding flippase-like domain-containing protein is translated as SSKQFSWRQCFDIVLLWEFASALTPSVVGGSAVAIYFLNREGMNLGKSTAIVMVTAMMDEIFYVSMVPLIMIFVGVHGLFPENWEQTLFGMTLTAEGLFWVGYLFTFTLLMILVYAVLINPRAFRYVLIKLFSLPFLRKWRYRIVAWGNDLMITSRELKEQHSGYWFKGLAATFASWSARFLLLNCLLMMVVPGIDNMVAYAKQIVMWMIMLISPTPGSSGVAEFAFYEFFGGSVVPVTVVGLLAILWRLMTYFPYLFAGVLILPSWLRRTS
- a CDS encoding cystathionine gamma-synthase, which produces MEFETKVLHAGIEPDPSTGAIMTPIFQTSTYVQDKVGVHKGYEYARTQNPTRDALQANLAALENGKHGVVFGSGLAATDTLMKLLRPGDEVISTSDLYGGTYRIFNTVWSPYGIKFHFDPLMDADKVRSLVNENTKVIWVETPTNPMMNIIDIALMAEIAQECGAKLIVDNTFASPYLQNPLDQGADIVMHSITKYINGHSDVVMGAVITSDDGIAEELYRLQNSCGAVLGPQDCFLVLRGIKTLHIRMERHCLNGRAVAEFLRKRPEVDQVYWPGFEDHPGHAVAKRQMKDFGGMVSFTLKGNDLEQAKKLAESTQIFALAESLGGVESLIGHPASMTHASIPKAEREKTGVVDSLLRLSVGIEHEKDLLHDLEQAFSK